In Phacochoerus africanus isolate WHEZ1 chromosome 14, ROS_Pafr_v1, whole genome shotgun sequence, one genomic interval encodes:
- the NME2 gene encoding nucleoside diphosphate kinase B, whose amino-acid sequence MAHAERTFIAVKPDGVQRGLVGEIIKRFEQKGFRLVALKFLQASEELLKQHYIDLKDRPFFPGLVKYMGSGPVVAMVWEGLNVVKTGRVMLGETNPADSKPGTIRGDFCIQVGRNIIHGSDSVKSAEKEISLWFKPEELVEYKSCAFDWIYE is encoded by the exons ATGGCCCACGCGGAGCGCACCTTCATCGCGGTCAAGCCGGACGGCGTCCAGCGCGGTCTCGTGGGCGAGATCATCAAGCGCTTCGAGCAGAAGGGATTCCGCCTCGTTGCCTTGAAGTTCCTTCAG GCCTCTGAGGAACTCCTGAAGCAGCACTACATTGACCTGAAAGACCGGCCCTTCTTCCCGGGGCTGGTGAAGTACATGGGCTCAGGGCCAGTTGTGGCCATG GTCTGGGAGGGGCTGAATGTAGTGAAGACAGGCCGAGTGATGCTTGGAGAGACCAACCCAGCGGATTCTAAGCCAGGCACCATTCGCGGGGACTTCTGCATTCAAGTTGGCAG GAACATCATTCATGGCAGTGATTCAGTAAAAAGCGCTGAGAAAGAAATCAGCCTGTGGTTTAAGCCCGAAGAATTGGTTGAGTACAAGTCTTGTGCTTTTGACTGGATCTATGAATAA